A DNA window from Bdellovibrio sp. BCCA contains the following coding sequences:
- the pip gene encoding prolyl aminopeptidase has product MLELFPEIEPFNKGMLKVSDIHTLYWEECGNPQGKPVVFLHGGPGGGVHPDYRRFFDPKTYRIVLFDQRGSGQSTPNAELRENTTWDLVKDIETIREMLKIDKWVVFGGSWGSTLALSYAITHPERTKALILRGIFLCRPSEIQWFYQEGASQIFPDVWDEYLKPIPENERHDMVAAYYKRLTHENSDVRLQAAKAWSKWEAATSRLIVDPKAIDEFDDPEYALSFARIECHYFTNNAFFKTNNWLLENVAKIRHIPGAIVQGRYDVVCPARSAWELHKAWPEAKFTIVPDSGHAAMEPGTRSALIEATESFKHL; this is encoded by the coding sequence ATGCTTGAGCTTTTTCCAGAGATTGAACCCTTCAATAAAGGCATGCTGAAAGTTTCAGATATTCACACTTTATACTGGGAAGAGTGTGGAAATCCGCAGGGAAAACCAGTGGTGTTCTTGCACGGCGGACCAGGTGGTGGAGTTCATCCTGATTATCGTCGTTTTTTTGATCCAAAAACTTATCGCATTGTTCTTTTTGATCAACGCGGTTCTGGACAATCTACTCCGAACGCTGAACTTCGCGAAAATACGACGTGGGATTTGGTGAAAGATATCGAAACCATTCGCGAAATGCTTAAGATCGACAAATGGGTGGTCTTCGGCGGCAGCTGGGGCTCTACTTTGGCTCTGTCTTACGCGATCACTCATCCGGAACGCACCAAAGCGCTTATCTTGCGTGGAATTTTCTTGTGCCGTCCTTCTGAAATTCAATGGTTCTATCAAGAAGGCGCTTCACAAATTTTCCCTGACGTATGGGACGAATATCTCAAACCGATTCCAGAAAACGAACGCCACGATATGGTGGCCGCTTACTACAAACGCCTGACTCACGAAAATTCAGACGTGCGCTTGCAGGCAGCTAAAGCGTGGAGCAAGTGGGAAGCGGCGACTTCTCGTTTGATTGTGGACCCTAAAGCCATCGATGAATTTGATGATCCCGAATATGCTTTGAGCTTTGCGCGCATTGAGTGCCACTACTTCACGAACAACGCTTTCTTTAAAACCAACAATTGGCTTTTGGAAAACGTTGCGAAGATCCGCCACATTCCCGGCGCTATCGTGCAAGGTCGTTACGATGTTGTGTGCCCGGCGCGCTCTGCGTGGGAACTTCACAAGGCGTGGCCTGAAGCAAAATTTACAATCGTTCCTGACTCGGGCCATGCAGCTATGGAGCCTGGAACACGCTCAGCTCTTATTGAAGCTACAGAGAGCTTCAAACATCTGTAA
- a CDS encoding S1 family peptidase → MKLNKLLLAGIVSSLALTACAPQANNSSGEVQATGDGIIGGTEVKAGDKILESIVAVYDSYEGQLCTGSLLPNNLVLTAAHCIGQFEDAMYVMFDTALGPKSERRQVDKIEISQYWESRQNEKKDTGDIALIHFTGTVPAGYKPATFLSNSNKKLLKKGASVVLAGYGITNGVTGDGAGTLRMTTVKIEDPQFSTSEIKLNQTEGTGACHGDSGGPAYIEIKGKYYLWGVTSRGVDDLANDCTKYSAYTSALYYKTWLNRMANKLSTSLVSPQIQN, encoded by the coding sequence GTGAAACTGAATAAATTGCTTTTGGCGGGGATCGTTTCAAGTCTGGCTCTTACAGCCTGCGCACCTCAAGCTAACAATTCATCAGGCGAAGTTCAGGCGACAGGCGACGGAATCATTGGCGGCACAGAAGTTAAAGCCGGTGATAAAATTCTAGAAAGTATCGTGGCTGTTTATGACTCTTACGAAGGCCAACTTTGCACAGGTTCTCTTCTTCCAAACAACTTAGTTCTCACGGCAGCTCACTGTATCGGGCAATTCGAAGACGCTATGTACGTCATGTTCGATACGGCTTTGGGACCTAAATCAGAGCGTCGCCAAGTTGATAAAATCGAAATTTCTCAATACTGGGAATCTCGTCAAAACGAAAAGAAGGATACTGGCGACATCGCTTTGATCCATTTCACAGGAACAGTTCCTGCCGGTTACAAACCAGCGACTTTCCTTAGCAATAGTAATAAAAAACTTCTTAAAAAAGGTGCTTCTGTCGTTCTTGCTGGATACGGAATCACAAACGGTGTGACGGGAGACGGCGCGGGAACTTTGCGCATGACGACTGTTAAGATCGAAGATCCTCAGTTCAGCACTTCTGAAATCAAGTTGAACCAAACTGAAGGCACAGGCGCTTGCCACGGTGACTCTGGCGGTCCGGCGTACATCGAAATCAAAGGTAAATACTACCTTTGGGGTGTTACAAGCCGCGGAGTTGACGACCTTGCCAATGACTGCACGAAGTACTCTGCTTACACAAGTGCTTTGTACTACAAGACATGGTTGAACAGAATGGCCAACAAACTTTCCACTTCGTTGGTAAGTCCTCAGATTCAAAATTAA
- a CDS encoding S1 family peptidase, protein MKTKLYVSSLIVLALTACGGSQSAIDTLVDSDAIVGGKDTTKDNVISKYVVLIYDNPTKTYCTGLLIKKDVILTAAHCVGADYKGLTLAFGLKPLSGDYVMRYAAKTWVHDKYKKSNSADRNDLALILIKGNAPDGYQTLLLPDSSFPLKAGYTFTAAGYGRVSGKKVPSTDTQGSGFLRNVDLKIDSMSANESQFYVDQKSGQGICSGDSGGPALMRYQGKDYVVGIASAISWTVPDEIREDEKKQYIDNKDVCAEKSIYMNVKQYRTWIDDGLKKLLN, encoded by the coding sequence ATGAAAACGAAGTTGTACGTCAGCTCATTAATCGTTTTAGCTTTGACGGCGTGCGGAGGATCTCAATCCGCGATAGACACGCTGGTGGATTCAGACGCTATCGTAGGTGGAAAGGACACCACGAAAGACAATGTGATTTCAAAATACGTTGTGCTTATCTATGACAATCCAACAAAAACCTACTGCACAGGTCTTCTTATCAAAAAAGACGTGATCCTGACGGCCGCTCACTGCGTGGGAGCCGACTACAAAGGTCTTACCTTGGCATTCGGCCTAAAGCCTCTGTCTGGCGACTATGTCATGCGCTATGCTGCAAAAACATGGGTGCATGATAAATACAAAAAATCCAATTCTGCCGATCGCAATGATCTCGCTTTGATTCTGATTAAGGGCAATGCTCCGGACGGTTATCAAACTTTACTTCTTCCCGACAGCAGCTTTCCTTTAAAGGCTGGTTATACCTTCACAGCCGCAGGCTACGGCCGTGTTTCTGGCAAAAAAGTTCCAAGTACCGACACGCAAGGCTCCGGCTTTCTTCGCAACGTCGATCTTAAAATCGACAGCATGAGTGCCAACGAAAGCCAATTCTACGTGGACCAAAAATCGGGACAAGGTATTTGCAGCGGTGACTCTGGCGGACCGGCTTTGATGCGCTATCAAGGCAAAGACTACGTTGTGGGAATTGCTTCCGCGATTTCATGGACCGTTCCTGACGAAATTCGCGAAGACGAAAAGAAACAGTACATCGACAACAAAGATGTCTGCGCAGAAAAATCCATCTACATGAATGTTAAACAATATCGCACATGGATTGATGACGGCTTAAAGAAGCTGCTGAATTAG
- a CDS encoding alpha/beta fold hydrolase has protein sequence MERVNLFFLHGFLGRPSDWAVVKAHLPQHDGLRIFTPDYFKDAALGPQHTFEEWAGNFIKLVEAHGCAGERNILIGYSLGGRLALHALEKRPALWYKTILVSTNPGFNDPHESFDPISEERRQRWMNDSYWAEEFLKAPWETVLRNWNAQPIFGGGETEPLRIEKEYSRETLSLALTQWSLAQQKNMRSVIQKNIQKVIWMVGERDEKFMEMSRRLQEEVQGLRLETVPASSHRVLFDSPKDLGERIRQLIQQLL, from the coding sequence GTGGAAAGAGTGAACCTCTTTTTCCTTCACGGATTTTTAGGAAGACCTTCGGATTGGGCGGTGGTGAAAGCACATCTCCCGCAGCACGATGGTCTTCGTATTTTTACTCCTGATTATTTCAAAGATGCCGCTTTAGGACCACAACACACGTTTGAAGAGTGGGCCGGCAATTTCATAAAACTTGTTGAAGCCCACGGTTGCGCAGGAGAACGCAACATCCTTATCGGATACTCTCTTGGCGGGCGCTTGGCTTTGCACGCTCTCGAAAAAAGGCCGGCGCTTTGGTATAAGACAATTCTAGTTTCCACAAATCCTGGCTTTAACGATCCTCACGAAAGTTTTGATCCGATCTCTGAAGAGCGCCGTCAACGTTGGATGAATGATTCCTACTGGGCCGAAGAGTTTTTAAAAGCTCCGTGGGAAACGGTTTTACGCAATTGGAATGCGCAGCCTATTTTTGGTGGAGGAGAAACGGAACCTTTGCGTATTGAAAAAGAATATTCTCGTGAGACTTTGAGTCTTGCCTTAACCCAATGGTCTTTGGCGCAACAAAAAAACATGCGTTCGGTGATTCAAAAGAATATTCAAAAAGTGATTTGGATGGTCGGGGAGCGCGACGAAAAATTTATGGAGATGTCTCGTCGTTTGCAGGAAGAGGTACAGGGGCTTCGTTTAGAAACCGTACCAGCCTCTTCCCATCGTGTTCTTTTTGATAGCCCCAAAGATTTGGGCGAAAGAATCCGTCAACTAATTCAGCAGCTTCTTTAA
- the menD gene encoding 2-succinyl-5-enolpyruvyl-6-hydroxy-3-cyclohexene-1-carboxylic-acid synthase translates to MTNMELAGKVIQELVYTGVREFVLCAGARNSPLVYILEENKDLKVYSFFEERSAAFFALGRIASTRRPVAIITTSGTAVAELLPAAVEGTYSSLPLIMVTADRPKHYRGTGAPQTIEQVGIFSYYNEVALDIDAENSHVSFKSLSWKKPIHVNVCFEEPLIDGPVPKIDFPGHSERTKLPGQLPLGTLKEMENFLNSHKPLVMVGILPEKAYGTVLDFLKQYKAPVYCEGISSLRGHPDIKDIEIRSGEQMIHRVLKSQLCDSILRIGGVPTTRVWRDLEDKYKDIPVFSVSFNHYTGLSRPVQHVNSLDLLSQVEFSNPQRENIKLNIEDSSRAETVRGLLMKYPDSEQGMIYALSQKMKGGSIYLGNSLPIREWDSCSSHDAIPLRVAANRGANGIDGQLSTFLGWAHPEAENWCLVGDLTALYDLSSLWATSQLDARKLRIVVINNGGGQIFSRMFKKEIFVNKHQISFESWAKMWNWSYQKWHNIPVNTQLDDHQIIELIPNWEQTQEFWKEYESLWKE, encoded by the coding sequence ATGACAAATATGGAGTTAGCGGGAAAAGTCATTCAAGAGTTGGTGTACACCGGAGTGCGCGAGTTTGTTCTTTGCGCTGGTGCACGCAACAGTCCGCTAGTGTATATCCTTGAAGAGAACAAAGACCTCAAAGTGTATTCCTTCTTTGAAGAGCGTTCGGCGGCATTTTTTGCTTTAGGCCGTATCGCAAGCACACGTCGTCCGGTTGCGATCATCACCACATCGGGAACAGCCGTCGCAGAGCTTTTGCCTGCGGCTGTTGAAGGAACTTATTCTTCATTGCCACTGATTATGGTGACAGCAGATCGTCCGAAACACTATCGCGGCACAGGGGCTCCGCAGACGATTGAACAAGTGGGAATCTTTTCTTACTACAACGAAGTTGCTCTGGATATTGATGCAGAAAATTCTCACGTGTCTTTCAAATCTCTTTCTTGGAAAAAACCAATCCATGTGAATGTGTGTTTTGAAGAGCCGCTCATCGACGGTCCCGTTCCTAAGATTGATTTCCCAGGTCACTCCGAAAGAACAAAACTTCCAGGGCAGTTGCCACTCGGAACTTTGAAAGAGATGGAAAACTTCCTGAACTCTCACAAACCTCTGGTGATGGTGGGCATTTTGCCAGAGAAAGCTTACGGCACCGTGCTTGATTTCTTGAAGCAATACAAAGCTCCGGTTTACTGCGAAGGCATTTCAAGTCTGCGCGGTCATCCCGACATCAAAGACATTGAAATTCGCTCTGGCGAGCAGATGATTCATCGAGTTTTAAAATCGCAACTCTGTGACTCTATCTTGCGTATCGGTGGAGTTCCCACGACGCGCGTGTGGCGTGATCTTGAAGACAAGTACAAAGATATTCCGGTGTTCTCTGTGAGCTTTAATCACTACACAGGACTCAGTCGCCCTGTGCAGCACGTGAACTCTTTGGATTTGTTAAGCCAGGTGGAGTTTTCAAATCCTCAGCGTGAAAATATTAAATTGAACATCGAAGACAGCAGTCGCGCGGAAACCGTGCGCGGTCTTTTGATGAAATATCCTGATTCAGAACAAGGTATGATCTACGCACTTTCGCAAAAGATGAAAGGCGGCTCGATCTACCTTGGAAATTCACTCCCGATTCGTGAATGGGATTCGTGCTCTTCGCACGATGCTATTCCTTTGCGTGTTGCCGCCAATCGCGGAGCCAACGGCATTGATGGACAGCTTTCGACGTTCTTGGGATGGGCCCATCCTGAGGCAGAAAACTGGTGCCTTGTTGGGGATTTAACAGCGCTGTATGATTTATCGTCACTTTGGGCAACTTCTCAGCTCGATGCGCGTAAACTTCGTATTGTCGTCATCAACAACGGAGGAGGCCAAATCTTCTCTCGTATGTTCAAAAAAGAGATATTCGTAAACAAACACCAGATTTCTTTCGAATCGTGGGCAAAGATGTGGAATTGGTCTTACCAAAAGTGGCATAATATTCCTGTGAATACACAATTGGACGATCATCAAATCATCGAGCTCATCCCTAATTGGGAACAAACTCAAGAATTCTGGAAGGAGTACGAATCTCTGTGGAAAGAGTGA
- a CDS encoding chorismate-binding protein, whose product MRHRDQWILIEGPFHPVSDANRDEITVFFPDFYDLGSSPALAGAKIHRLSTEELRKNCEAFLGQKPAAAPVGKAPWNEPLKEHFATALHRTQDLIKEGRIKKTVPAVFARSEQTVTPQERAQMILTLLETPKTLYVYGLWQNGEGVLGATPELLFDYAKGHLRTMALAGTCPKSESTRRESLLRDEKEMQEHLYVLEDLMSVLHPWGDVKTEGPKIVELPTLYHLKTDVEIQCKTKPEFFSLIQQMHPTPALGVAPRSAGYKWMKEFPGQEGRGGFGGPFAFIGKEEAVCLVAIRNLQWNKTSSMIGSGCGVVAASELEREWRELYQKRLSVRKILGLDV is encoded by the coding sequence TTGCGCCATAGGGATCAATGGATTCTTATTGAGGGGCCTTTTCACCCTGTTTCCGACGCAAATCGTGACGAAATTACAGTGTTTTTCCCTGATTTCTACGATTTGGGCTCTTCTCCAGCACTCGCCGGAGCCAAAATCCATCGCCTTTCTACAGAGGAGCTGCGTAAGAATTGTGAGGCCTTCTTAGGTCAGAAACCTGCTGCGGCCCCCGTAGGAAAAGCACCTTGGAACGAACCTTTGAAAGAGCATTTCGCAACAGCCTTACATCGCACGCAAGATCTCATCAAAGAAGGTAGAATAAAAAAAACCGTTCCGGCGGTCTTTGCTCGCTCTGAGCAAACAGTGACTCCGCAAGAGCGCGCGCAGATGATTTTGACTCTTTTGGAAACGCCGAAAACTTTGTACGTCTATGGTTTATGGCAAAATGGCGAAGGCGTTTTAGGAGCCACTCCAGAACTTCTTTTTGATTATGCAAAAGGACATCTGCGAACGATGGCTTTGGCCGGCACATGTCCCAAGAGTGAATCCACACGTCGTGAATCTTTGCTTCGCGATGAAAAAGAAATGCAAGAGCACCTCTACGTTTTAGAAGACTTGATGTCGGTGCTGCACCCGTGGGGTGATGTGAAGACCGAAGGTCCGAAAATTGTGGAGCTCCCGACGCTGTACCATTTAAAAACCGATGTTGAAATTCAATGCAAAACAAAGCCTGAGTTTTTCTCATTGATTCAGCAAATGCATCCCACTCCTGCGCTGGGAGTAGCACCTCGTTCGGCAGGGTACAAATGGATGAAAGAGTTCCCCGGACAAGAGGGGCGCGGCGGTTTTGGCGGTCCCTTTGCCTTTATCGGTAAAGAGGAGGCTGTGTGTCTTGTCGCCATTCGAAATTTGCAGTGGAATAAGACGTCTTCTATGATTGGTTCCGGCTGCGGCGTTGTCGCTGCCAGTGAATTGGAGCGTGAGTGGAGAGAGCTTTATCAAAAACGCCTGTCCGTAAGAAAGATTTTGGGGCTTGATGTATGA
- the aroF gene encoding 3-deoxy-7-phosphoheptulonate synthase — MEMPTMQTTPSTQIVNIGGYDIGGSNFTVMAGPCSIESYEQFMETAKGVKASGAHILRGGIWKMRTSSKDFQGLGKNSFDFIKAVCKETNMKLVSEVTDARQIEEVYDIVECFQVGSRNMHNYALLKELGMQRKPVLLKRGFAALITEWIKAAEYVTVGGNPNVILCERGIRTFETSTRNTLDLNAVAFAKKNSHLPVIVDPSHAVGIRALVPDLAYAAAAVGADGIIVEVHPRPAEALSDGMQALTLDDFKNMMTKLDKILTAIDRPLHKVAPHAN; from the coding sequence ATGGAAATGCCAACTATGCAAACAACTCCCTCAACCCAAATCGTCAATATCGGTGGATATGATATCGGCGGATCTAACTTCACAGTCATGGCTGGGCCTTGCTCTATCGAAAGTTACGAGCAGTTCATGGAAACAGCGAAAGGTGTGAAGGCTTCCGGCGCGCACATTCTTCGTGGCGGTATTTGGAAGATGCGCACTTCTTCAAAAGACTTCCAAGGCTTGGGTAAAAATTCTTTCGACTTCATCAAAGCGGTCTGCAAAGAGACCAACATGAAACTTGTTTCTGAAGTGACAGACGCTCGTCAAATCGAAGAGGTTTACGACATCGTTGAATGCTTCCAAGTCGGTTCTCGCAATATGCATAACTATGCTTTGCTTAAAGAGTTGGGCATGCAAAGAAAACCTGTGTTGTTAAAACGCGGTTTTGCAGCCTTGATCACGGAATGGATTAAAGCGGCGGAGTACGTGACTGTCGGTGGAAATCCGAACGTGATTTTGTGTGAGCGTGGTATTCGTACTTTTGAAACTTCGACTCGCAACACTTTGGATCTTAATGCCGTGGCGTTTGCGAAAAAGAATTCTCACTTACCTGTTATCGTAGATCCTTCTCACGCTGTGGGCATTCGCGCCTTAGTTCCTGATTTGGCTTACGCTGCTGCGGCTGTGGGAGCTGACGGCATCATCGTGGAAGTTCATCCTCGCCCGGCAGAAGCCCTTTCTGACGGCATGCAAGCTCTGACTTTGGATGATTTTAAAAACATGATGACGAAGCTTGATAAGATTCTTACGGCGATCGACAGACCTCTTCATAAGGTGGCTCCTCATGCAAACTAA
- the ubiE gene encoding bifunctional demethylmenaquinone methyltransferase/2-methoxy-6-polyprenyl-1,4-benzoquinol methylase UbiE, with product MQTKHSPNPEIIRSMFSKVAANYDKGNNVLSMGIHHLWRKKLVKYSGAKTGDKVLDCATGTGDLAIEFKKTVGTTGEVVGTDFCAEMLIPAPGKAKERGLEIKFEQADVTQLQYADKGFDVCSISFGIRNVGDPVKALREMGRVTKSGGTVMVLEFGQVNVPVFGALYNFYSQNILPKIGGLVTGQKEAYEYLQKSSAAFPCRDEFLGLMKESGAYSHCEYVSLTGGIAYIYKGIVK from the coding sequence ATGCAAACTAAACATTCTCCAAATCCGGAAATCATCCGCTCGATGTTTTCAAAAGTGGCTGCGAATTACGACAAAGGGAACAACGTTTTGTCGATGGGCATTCACCACTTGTGGAGAAAAAAGTTAGTTAAGTACAGTGGCGCCAAAACCGGCGATAAAGTTTTGGATTGCGCGACAGGCACGGGCGATCTTGCGATTGAATTTAAAAAAACTGTAGGCACAACAGGCGAAGTGGTTGGAACAGACTTCTGCGCAGAAATGCTCATCCCTGCTCCTGGCAAAGCCAAAGAACGCGGTCTTGAGATCAAGTTTGAACAAGCCGATGTCACGCAACTTCAATACGCTGATAAAGGTTTTGATGTTTGCAGTATCTCTTTTGGTATTCGCAACGTCGGTGACCCGGTGAAGGCTTTGCGCGAAATGGGACGTGTGACGAAATCAGGTGGTACTGTGATGGTACTTGAGTTCGGACAAGTGAACGTTCCTGTTTTTGGTGCGCTTTACAATTTCTATTCTCAGAATATCTTGCCTAAAATCGGTGGTCTCGTAACAGGTCAAAAAGAAGCTTACGAATACTTGCAAAAGTCTTCAGCGGCTTTCCCTTGCCGTGACGAGTTCTTGGGCCTTATGAAAGAAAGTGGTGCTTACTCTCACTGTGAGTATGTGTCTCTTACGGGCGGCATCGCTTACATCTATAAAGGCATCGTTAAGTAA
- a CDS encoding phospholipase D-like domain-containing protein, with translation MKTILFFCSVFFALNSYAKVEVLFHPHDPTLEKIATWIEEAQSTVDIAMYNMETTSASPVIKALQSPSVQKRIQEGSLQIRLIFEGYATPEENEKKMAALESLGIDVRYLGKSVKVHHKFAVIDAGLSNHKVITGSANWSLSSYRNYNENILFFTQENEITSRYLQEFNRLWMNSKEFGQHSDNNETSEVSFFDQGDVEVFFNSPRTLDKKSNEPSRLTDQVVRLINEARSEIKIATTRVRLKPVLEALQAAANRGVKIYLVISQDDFMDIGKRAQYLLSNRNLQLRVKFYNLEVSEYMAFQMHNKFMIVDNAKVLSGSFNWSESSEKSHIENLVELSGQAADDVLPSYNKEFNDLWNMNRESLKPLSDYLKTSSKVSCAIKPMALSVSEIRQVLKLVKNCSQD, from the coding sequence ATGAAAACGATTCTTTTCTTTTGTTCCGTGTTTTTTGCGCTAAATTCCTATGCCAAAGTGGAAGTCCTTTTTCATCCACACGATCCAACTTTGGAAAAGATCGCTACTTGGATTGAAGAGGCACAAAGCACCGTTGATATTGCCATGTACAATATGGAAACTACATCGGCGTCCCCAGTGATTAAAGCTCTCCAATCGCCTTCAGTGCAGAAACGTATTCAAGAAGGAAGTCTTCAAATCCGTTTGATCTTTGAAGGGTACGCGACGCCAGAAGAAAATGAAAAGAAGATGGCAGCTCTAGAAAGCCTTGGCATTGACGTTCGTTATTTAGGAAAATCTGTAAAGGTTCATCACAAGTTTGCCGTTATCGACGCAGGTCTAAGCAATCACAAAGTGATTACTGGGAGTGCGAACTGGTCTCTGTCTTCTTACCGTAACTACAATGAAAACATCCTGTTCTTTACTCAAGAAAATGAAATCACAAGCCGCTATCTGCAAGAGTTCAATCGTCTATGGATGAACTCCAAAGAATTTGGTCAGCACTCAGATAATAACGAAACAAGTGAAGTGAGCTTCTTTGACCAGGGCGATGTGGAAGTGTTCTTTAATTCACCTCGCACATTGGATAAAAAATCAAACGAGCCATCGCGTCTTACCGATCAAGTGGTCCGTCTTATTAACGAAGCTCGAAGCGAAATCAAAATCGCAACAACGCGCGTGCGCTTAAAACCAGTGCTTGAGGCCCTGCAAGCGGCGGCCAACCGTGGTGTGAAAATCTATCTTGTGATTAGCCAAGACGACTTCATGGACATTGGAAAAAGAGCGCAATACCTGTTAAGCAATCGCAACCTGCAATTGCGAGTGAAGTTCTACAATTTGGAGGTTTCGGAATACATGGCCTTCCAAATGCACAATAAATTTATGATCGTCGATAATGCCAAAGTTCTTTCAGGATCTTTCAATTGGTCCGAGAGCAGTGAAAAGAGCCATATCGAAAATCTGGTAGAACTCAGTGGTCAGGCCGCAGATGATGTTCTTCCGTCTTACAACAAAGAGTTTAATGATCTTTGGAATATGAATCGCGAAAGCTTAAAGCCTCTCAGCGATTACTTGAAAACTTCCAGCAAAGTCTCCTGCGCAATCAAGCCGATGGCTCTGAGTGTTTCCGAAATTCGTCAGGTTTTGAAGCTCGTAAAAAATTGTTCTCAGGACTAA
- a CDS encoding 1,4-dihydroxy-2-naphthoyl-CoA synthase: MVSDIFNPEWWTEVQIPGVKFQDITYHRAKDQGTVRIAFNRPEVRNAFRPQTVDELYTALEHARITADVGVVLITGNGPSPKDGGWAFCSGGDQRIRGKDGYKYEDKEAVGKMDLARLGRLHILEVQRLIRFMPKIVVAVVPGWAVGGGHSLHVVCDLTLASKEHAVFKQTDPDVASFDSGYGSAYLARMVGQKRAREIFFLGRNYSAQEAFEMGMVNAVIPHKDLEKVALEWAYEMNSKSPTAMRMLKYGFNLCDDGLVGQQLFAGEATRLAYGTEEAVEGRNSFVEKRPKDFSKFPWHY; this comes from the coding sequence ATGGTTTCGGATATTTTTAATCCAGAGTGGTGGACAGAAGTTCAAATTCCTGGCGTGAAGTTTCAGGATATTACTTATCATCGTGCGAAAGATCAGGGAACTGTTCGTATTGCTTTTAATCGTCCTGAGGTTCGCAATGCTTTTCGTCCACAAACGGTGGATGAACTTTATACGGCTTTAGAACATGCGCGTATCACGGCAGACGTCGGTGTTGTTTTGATCACAGGCAATGGTCCTTCTCCTAAAGATGGTGGATGGGCTTTCTGTTCTGGCGGTGATCAACGTATTCGTGGAAAAGACGGATACAAATACGAAGATAAAGAAGCTGTTGGAAAAATGGATTTGGCTCGTTTGGGTCGTTTGCATATTTTGGAAGTTCAGCGCTTGATTCGTTTTATGCCTAAGATTGTGGTTGCCGTAGTTCCTGGTTGGGCTGTCGGTGGCGGTCACTCACTTCATGTGGTTTGTGATTTGACCCTTGCAAGTAAAGAGCACGCGGTCTTTAAACAAACAGATCCAGACGTCGCAAGTTTTGATAGCGGTTACGGTTCAGCTTACTTGGCCCGCATGGTTGGGCAAAAGCGTGCGCGTGAGATTTTCTTCTTAGGTCGCAATTACTCTGCTCAAGAGGCTTTTGAAATGGGCATGGTCAATGCTGTGATCCCTCACAAAGATCTTGAGAAAGTGGCGTTGGAGTGGGCTTACGAAATGAATTCAAAATCACCAACAGCGATGCGCATGTTGAAGTATGGATTCAATCTTTGCGACGACGGTTTGGTGGGTCAGCAATTGTTCGCCGGGGAAGCGACTCGCTTGGCTTACGGAACGGAAGAAGCTGTCGAAGGCAGAAATTCTTTCGTAGAAAAACGTCCTAAAGATTTCTCTAAGTTCCCTTGGCACTACTAA